A single Montipora foliosa isolate CH-2021 chromosome 7, ASM3666993v2, whole genome shotgun sequence DNA region contains:
- the LOC138010186 gene encoding trace amine-associated receptor 3-like, translating to MATVRDIVDYWNLTNKEALVQFWLNVDNADTIFTTVAVLATMTFPIATIGNLLIVLLVWMDPLRKLRSSPSNFIIFSMAVADLLVGLVACPLTAFWAWALLYKYTNTSFGFLRFFTTLINLSVGHILLLSIDRFFAVVTPLQYRAKVTSKRVCIVSVACWIYFLLFGFVFFLLEKHHALMGTIYSVQIFCILICIVIINVLTLCRFHKYSHSTEALDEQHAGFARQMILQRERTVSKAIVIVISAFLLCFIPWFVVLMILYICLTCNFSLLMLVYSIAAAVVYTNSAINPLLYAWRLPKYRETFKHIFKKRKCCGRYETRQAVNCVQDTRL from the coding sequence ATGGCGACTGTTCGAGATATCGTTGACTATTGGAACCTGACAAATAAAGAAGCTTTGGTTCAATTTTGGCTCAATGTCGATAACGCTGATACTATCTTCACTACTGTTGCTGTCCTGGCGACGATGACGTTTCCAATAGCAACTATTGGAAATCTTCTAATCGTTTTGTTAGTTTGGATGGACCCTCTTCGGAAACTTCGATCTTCGCCTTCAAACTTTATCATCTTCTCCATGGCTGTTGCAGACCTCTTGGTTGGCCTGGTTGCCTGTCCACTCACTGCCTTTTGGGCTTGGGCCTTATTATACAAGTACACCAACACATCATTTGGTTTTTTAAGGTTTTTTACAACCTTAATAAACTTAAGTGTAGGTCATATACTTCTTCTCAGCATTGACAGATTCTTTGCTGTGGTGACTCCTCTCCAGTATCGGGCCAAAGTGACGAGTAAACGAGTCTGCATCGTTTCTGTCGCGTGTTGGATTTATTTCTTGTTGTTTGGGTTTGTGTTCTTCTTGTTAGAAAAGCATCATGCGCTAATGGGAACTATTTACAGTGTTCAGATCTTCTGTATTCTCATCTGCATCGTGATCATCAACGTTCTCACTTTGTGCCGCTTTCACAAGTATTCACACAGCACCGAAGCACTGGATGAGCAGCATGCAGGGTTTGCTCGCCAAATGATACTCCAGAGAGAAAGGACTGTGAGCAAAGCTATTGTAATTGTCATCTCTgcatttttattgtgtttcattcCTTGGTTTGTCGTACTGATGATATTGTACATTTGCTTAACATGCAATTTCTCGTTGTTGATGCTTGTGTATTCTATCGCTGCCGCTGTTGTGTACACGAATTCTGCAATCAATCCATTGTTGTACGCGTGGAGACTTCCTAAATATAGAGAAACGTTCAAGCACATCTTTAAAAAGCGAAAATGTTGCGGAAGGTATGAAACAAGACAGGCCGTGAATTGTGTTCAAGATACAAGGCTTTGA
- the LOC138009431 gene encoding sulfotransferase 1B1-like: protein MPYGMWNKHVLEWWKHKDDSDVLFLKYEDLKKDLSSNVRLIAKFLEKPVTEDTVNKIAQQCSFEEMAKNVSTFTLDGPKLLRKGEIGDWKNYFTAAVDERFENEVLKELRGTGLVFDFEP from the exons A TGCCCTATGGAATGTGGAACAAGCACGTCCTAGAATGGTGGAAGCATAAAGATGATAGCGATGTCTTGTTCTTGAAGTATGAGGACTTGAAAAAG gatttATCCAGCAATGTCCGGTTGATTGCAAAGTTTCTTGAAAAGCCGGTAACTGAAGACACCGTTAACAAAATCGCCCAGCAGTGTAGCTTTGAAGAGATGGCGAAAAATGTATCAACTTTCACTCTTGATGGACCCAAACTGTTGAGAAAGGGAGAAATAGGCGATTGGAAGAACTACTTCACAGCGGCTGTTGACGAACGCTTTGAGAATGAGGTTCTGAAGGAGCTGAGAGGCACTGGACTTGTATTCGACTTTGAACCTTGA
- the LOC138009432 gene encoding sulfotransferase 1B1-like produces the protein MGSKSFPVYQLREGDWTSPSTFAIEGIPIPAFFATEPAALHDYIVNFQTRSDDVFVVSYPKSGTTWMQEILWQLYNNGEVSSSKIFERVPMLERGLDKGRPDVRTLPSPRLMHTHMTYDVIPKGAGCKYMYIARNPKDVFVSFYEFMKDYGSTGGFSGPWEFFARIFVEGEVPYGMWNKHVLEWWKHKDDSDVLFLKYEDLKKDLSSNVRLIAKFLEKPVTEDTVNKIAQQCSFEEMAKNVSTFTLDGPKLLRKGEIGDWKNYFTAAVDERFENEVLKELRGTGLVFDFEP, from the exons ATGGGAAGCAAGAGCTTTCCTGTTTACCAACTACGGGAGGGTGACTGGACCTCACCAAGCACCTTCGCCATTGAAGGAATACCGATCCCCGCGTTCTTCGCCACAGAGCCAGCGGCATTGCACGATTATATAGTAAATTTCCAGACCAGATCTGACGATGTGTTCGTTGTGAGCTACCCAAAATCAG GAACCACTTGGATGCAGGAGATATTATGGCAGCTGTATAACAATGGGGAAGTTAGCTcaagtaaaatatttgaaaggGTGCCAATGTTAGAGCGTGGACTTGACAAGGGCCGTCCTGATGTAAGAACACTCCCCAGTCCTCGCCTCATGCATACACACATGACCTATGATGTCATACCTAAAGGAGCAGGATGCAAGTATATGTATATTGCACGAAATCCAAAGGATGTGTTTGtgtcattttatgaatttatgAAAGATTATGGCTCAACTGGTGGATTTAGTGGTCCATGGGAGTTTTTTGCAAGGATATTTGTTGAAGGAGAAG TGCCCTATGGAATGTGGAACAAGCACGTCCTAGAATGGTGGAAGCATAAAGATGATAGCGATGTCTTGTTCTTGAAGTATGAGGACTTGAAAAAG GATTTATCCAGCAATGTCCGGTTGATTGCAAAGTTTCTTGAAAAGCCGGTAACTGAAGACACCGTTAACAAAATCGCCCAGCAGTGTAGCTTTGAAGAGATGGCGAAAAATGTATCAACTTTCACTCTTGATGGACCCAAACTGTTGAGAAAGGGAGAAATAGGCGATTGGAAGAACTACTTCACAGCGGCTGTTGACGAACGCTTTGAGAATGAGGTTCTGAAGGAGCTGAGAGGCACTGGACTTGTATTCGACTTTGAACCTTGA